In Trifolium pratense cultivar HEN17-A07 linkage group LG7, ARS_RC_1.1, whole genome shotgun sequence, a genomic segment contains:
- the LOC123896614 gene encoding vicilin-like seed storage protein At2g28490: MGNRSTVLIMLLILCHGVSMTMGICDVEDQVDNSSKSDKLFLLENSKSMVKTDAGEMRVLEGYGGRISDRRLHIGFIDMEPNSLFVPQYLDSTLILFVLSGEAKVGFSYENKLAERKLKKGDVYQIPAGSAFYLSNTKDSKKLHIICSIDPSESLGLGIFQSFYIGGGSNPVSVLSGFQPEVLESAFNVSESELKKLFTQQHEGPIVHVGHSHSKASSLWTKFLQLKEDEKLHHMKKMMQDQEDEVDIEEVEKKASWSWRKLLESVFGDEIENKKRDNVAHKLPHSCNLYDRKPDFKNSYGWSVALDGSEYSPLKSSGIGIYHVNLKPGSMMTPHVNPRATEYGIVVKGSGRIQIIFPNGTNAMDTSIKEGDVFFVPRYFAFSQIASSSEQLDFFGFTTSSKKNKPQFLVGSTSLMKTLMGPELAAAFGVSEDTIKNILNAQHEGVIIPTQRDTLVETNCKKNELNFLEMVPKIETIMT, encoded by the exons ATGGGAAACAGATCCACCGTTTTGATCATGCTTCTTATTCTTTGTCATGGTGTATCCATGACAATGGGAATATGTGATGTAGAAGATCAAGTAGATAATTCTTCAAAGTCAGACAAATTGTTCTTGTTGGAAAATTCGAAGAGTATGGTGAAGACTGATGCAGGAGAAATGAGAGTTTTGGAGGGTTATGGTGGTAGAATTTCTGACAGACGTTTGCACATTGGTTTCATTGATATGGAACCAAACTCACTTTTTGTTCCTCAATATCTTGATTCCACTCTCATCTTATTTGTCCTTTCAG GAGAAGCAAAGGTGGGATTCTCGTATGAAAATAAATTGGCGGAGAGGAAATTGAAGAAGGGAGATGTGTATCAAATTCCAGCTGGTTCTGCATTCTATTTGTCTAATACTAAGGATTCTAAAAAGCTTCATATTATTTGCAGCATTGACCCCTCTGAGAGTTTAGGACTGGGCATTTTCCAG TCTTTCTATATTGGAGGAGGATCCAATCCAGTGTCAGTACTTTCCGGATTCCAGCCTGAAGTCCTTGAATCCGCTTTTAAT GTATCGGAATCAGAGTTGAAGAAACTTTTCACTCAACAACATGAGGGTCCAATTGTGCACGTAGGCCATTCACATTCCAAAGCCTCAAGCTTATGGACCAAATTCCTTCAACTAAAAGAGGATGAAAAACTGCACCACATGAAGAAAATGATGCAAGATCAAGAAGATGAAGTTGATATTGAAGAAGTAGAGAAAAAAGCAAGTTGGTCTTGGAGGAAGCTATTGGAATCTGTATTTGGTGATGAGATAGAAAACAAGAAAAGAGACAATGTTGCCCATAAATTACCTCATTCTTGCAATCTCTATGACAGAAAACCAGATTTCAAAAATAGTTATGGTTGGAGCGTTGCTCTAGACGGTTCCGAGTATTCTCCTCTCAAAAGTTCCGGCATTGGCATTTATCACGTCAATCTCAAACCG GGATCGATGATGACACCACATGTAAATCCAAGGGCAACCGAATATGGCATAGTAGTAAAAGGTTCAGGTAGAATTCAAATAATATTTCCAAATGGAACCAATGCAATGGACACAAGTATAAAAGAAGGAGATGTTTTCTTTGTACCAAGATACTTTGCATTCAGTCAAATAGCATCAAGTAGTGAACAACTAGATTTCTTTGGATTCACAACTTCTTCAAAGAAGAACAAGCCACAGTTTTTGGTAGGTTCTACATCACTTATGAAGACATTGATGGGACCTGAACTTGCAGCTGCTTTTGGTGTGAGTGAAGATACAATCAAAAACATCCTTAATGCACAACATGAGGGTGTTATAATTCCTACACAAAGGGATACACTTGTGGAAACGAATTGTAAAAAGAATGAGTTGAATTTTTTGGAGATGGTTCCTAAGATAGAAACAATCATGACATGA
- the LOC123893988 gene encoding vicilin-like seed storage protein At2g28490, with protein MRNKATLLLMLIVCHGLSMTMGMCEAEDKENDHPLPRKLFLMKNYKRMVNTDAGEMRVLESYGKIHERRLHIGIIDMEPNSLFVPQYLDSTLIIFVRSGEAKVGFIYEGDLAEKELKKGDVYLIPAGSAFYLLNTGEDEKLEIICSIDPSESLGIGAYQSFYIGGGANPVSVLSGFQPQILESAFNVSAADLTKFFTRQHEGPIVYVGESHVKASSLWTKFLQLKEDDKLHHMKKMMLDHDEDEDEDDNDEVEQKTSWSWRKLLESVFGFEIKNNKKVEVARKSPHSCNLYDRKPDFKNSHGWTVSIDGSDYAPLKSSGIAIYHVNLKPGTMMTPHVNPSATEYGIVVRGVGRLQVAFPNGTLAMDTHIKEGDVFFIPRYFAFSQIAANVSDEPLDFFGFTTSAKKNKPQFLVGANSLMKSMMGPELAAAFGVSEDIMKSILNAQHESVILPSSVSH; from the exons ATGAGAAACAAAGCCACCCttttgttaatgcttattgtttgTCATGGCTTGTCCATGACAATGGGAATGTGTGAGGCAGAAGATAAAGAAAATGATCATCCATTGCCAAGAAAATTGTTCTTGATGAAAAATTACAAGCGTATGGTGAATACTGATGCAGGGGAAATGAGAGTGTTGGAGAGTTATGGTAAAATTCATGAAAGAAGATTGCACATTGGTATCATTGATATGGAACCAAACTCACTTTTTGTTCCTCAATATCTTGATTCCACTCTCATCATATTCGTCCGTTCAG GTGAAGCAAAGGTGGGATTCATATATGAGGGTGACTTGGCAGAGAAGGAATTGAAGAAGGGGGATGTGTATCTAATACCAGCAGGTTCTGCCTTCTATTTGTTGAATACTGGGGAGGATGAAAAGCTTGAAATTATTTGCAGCATTGATCCCTCAGAGAGTTTAGGAATAGGTGCTTACCAG TCTTTCTATATTGGAGGGGGAGCCAATCCAGTGTCAGTACTTTCCGGATTCCAGCCTCAAATCCTTGAAAGCGCTTTTAAC GTATCAGCAGCAGATTTGACGAAATTCTTCACGAGGCAACATGAGGGTCCAATTGTGTACGTAGGTGAGTCACATGTCAAAGCCTCAAGTTTATGGACCAAATTCCTTCAACTAAAAGAGGATGATAAACTGCATCACATGAAGAAAATGATGCTAGATCACGACGAAGACGAAGATGAAGATGATAATGATGAAGTAGAGCAAAAAACAAGTTGGTCTTGGAGGAAGCTATTGGAATCTGTATTTGGGTTtgagataaaaaataataaaaaggtcGAGGTTGCTCGTAAATCCCCTCACTCTTGCAACCTGTATGATAGAAAACCAGATTTCAAAAACAGTCATGGTTGGACCGTTTCTATTGACGGTTCCGATTATGCACCACTCAAAAGTTCCGGCATTGCCATTTATCACGTCAATCTCAAACCG GGAACGATGATGACACCGCATGTAAATCCAAGCGCAACGGAGTATGGCATAGTGGTCAGAGGTGTAGGTAGACTTCAAGTAGCATTTCCAAATGGAACCCTTGCAATGGACACACATATAAAAGAAGGAGATGTTTTCTTCATACCAAGATACTTTGCATTCAGTCAAATAGCAGCAAATGTAAGTGATGAACCACTAGACTTTTTTGGGTTCACTACTTCTGCAAAGAAGAATAAGCCACAATTTTTGGTTGGTGCAAATTCACTTATGAAAAGCATGATGGGACCTGAACTTGCTGCTGCTTTTGGAGTGAGTGAGGATATAATGAAAAGCATCCTTAATGCACAACATGAGTCTGTTATACTACCTTCATCTGTAAGCCACTAG
- the LOC123893987 gene encoding LOB domain-containing protein 1: MENVTNKITNTSISSPLFFNSSTSSQPTLVPQVVMSPCAACKILRRRCAEKCMLAPYFPPTQPSKFTTAHRVFGASNIIKILQELPESERADAVNSMVYEASARIRDPVYGCAGTICHLQKQVNELQAQLAKSQAELINMQLQQSNLLSLIYMEMNETPNESSPQESVDNFISSPNYSSDYQNNLNFFEENTNPNLLWEPLWT; encoded by the exons atggagaatgttacaaacaaaattacaaacacGTCAATTTCCTCTCCTCTATTTTTTAACTCTTCAACTTCTTCACAACCAACTTTGGTTCCTCAAGTTGTCATGAGTCCTTGTGCTGCTTGCAAAATTTTGAGAAGAAGATGTGCTGAAAAATGTATGTTGGCACCTTATTTTCCTCCCACTCAACCTTCCAAATTTACCACTGCTCATCGTGTATTTGGTGCTAGCAACATCATTAAGATCTTACAG GAACTTCCAGAGTCTGAAAGAGCTGATGCAGTTAACAGCATGGTTTATGAAGCCAGTGCAAGAATTAGAGACCCTGTATATGGATGTGCAGGTACAATTTGTCACCTCCAAAAGCAAGTCAATGAGCTTCAAGCACAATTAGCTAAGTCACAAGCTGAACTTATTAACATGCAATTGCAACAATCCAATCTACTATCTCTTATTTACATGGAAATGAATGAAACTCCAAATGAATCATCACCACAAGAATCAGTTGACAATTTCATTTCTAGTCCTAACTACAGCAGTGATTATCAAAATAATCTCAACTTCTTTGAGGAGAACACTAACCCAAATTTATTGTGGGAGCCTCTTTGGACATGA